The genomic region CCAATGCAAGATGCCTCGCACCAGTTGGAATTAGAGAGTATTAGCGCGATACATAGTAACAGAATTGTGCTTTTGGCTGAAGATTCTAAAACAGCGGCAAAGTCCTTGCAACACATCATTGAAAGGCTTGAGTTGCAGTATTTTACCTTCCCAAATGGCAAGGCACTTTTAGATTATCTTAATAATGCGGGTGTGGCACAGATGGTTGGCGCGATTATCACAGACCTTGAAATGCCAATGATTTCGGGCTTTGAGGTGCTTAAAAGGGTGAAGGATAATCCAGAAACAGCGCATATTCCTGTGATTATAAACTCATCTATGAGTTCAGATTCCAATAAGCAAATGGCAGAAGCGCTCAAAGCTGATGCGTTTATCACAAAATCTAATCCAATTGAAGTGGAGCAGGCACTCAAACGCTTGCTAAAAAATTAGAATCTAGGCTTTTGCGAATTAAATTTGCTTAATGTGTAAAAAATAAAATTTTCTGAAAAAAGGGCAGTAATGTATAGAACTCATCTTTGCGCAGATGTGAGCGAAAAACTCATAGGAGAATCTGTGCGTGTGTGCGGGTGGTGTAATAGCTATCGTGATCACGGTGGCGTAGTGTTTTTAGACTTGCGAGATAAAAGCGGTATCGTGCAGCTTGTGTGTGATCCAAACTCTAGTGCGCATAAAATTGCTTCAAGCGTGCGCGATGAATTTGTCCTTATTGCTAGTGGGAAGGTGCGCGCGCGTGGCGAGGGGCTAGAAAATCCAAAATTAAAAAGTGGCAAGGTGGAAATTGCGCTAGATTCTCTAATTATCGAAAATAAATCACTCACACCGCCAATTGACATTAACGCTACAACCTCTACAAATGAGGAATTACGCTTAAAATACCGCTATTTAGACTTGCGTGCGAGCAAGAATTTTGAAATTTTTAAATTGCGCTCAGATGTGGCAATTGCAGCGCGTAATTCCTTGCAAAAAATGGGTTTTTTAGAGGTGGAGACACCCATACTTACAGCTAGCACGCCGGAGGGTGCGCGCGATTATCTCGTGCCTTCACGCGTGCATGATGGGCAGTTTTTCGCTCTGCCACAAAGTCCGCAACTTTTTAAGCAATTGCTTATGGTGGGTGGATTTGATAGATATTTTCAGATTGCAAAGTGCTTCCGCGATGAGGATTTGCGCGCGGACAGACAGCCGGAATTTACCCAAATCGATGTAGAAATGAGCTTTTGTGATGAAAATGATGTGATGGAAGTATGTGAGAATCTGCTAAAAGATATTTTTAGTGCTAGCGGTGTGGAGATACACACGCCTTTTGCGCGTATGCCCTATAGTGAAGCGATGGAGACTTATGGGAGCGATAAGCCGGATTTGCGCTTTGGACTACCTTTGGTGGAAGTGGGTGATTTGTTTTTGAATTCTAGCAATGAAATTTTCGCAAATATCGCAAAAGATAGCAAAAACAATCGCATAAAAGCACTATGTGTCAAAGGTGGAGATTCTCTTTTTACGCGCAAGACTTTGGGCGAGGCAGAGGAGTTTGTGCGTAAATTTGGCGCAAAGGGCTTGGCGTATATCCAAGTCAAGGAGGATGGGCTTAAAGGTCCGCTTGTGAAGTTTTTAGATTCTAGCCTTCAGACTTTGATAGAGCGCGTGGGTGCGGAAAAGGGTGATATTATTTTCTTTGGTGCGGGGAATAAAAAAGTCGTATGGGATTATATGGGGCGCTTGCGTCTTAAAATCGCGCAGGATTTTGGCTTGATAGATTCTAAGAAATTGGAGTTTGTGTGGGTGGTTGATTTCCCAATGTTTGAGCGCAATGATGATGGCTCACTTTCAGCCTTGCATCACCCTTTCACAATGCCTAAAAATTTAGAATCTAAAGACGCAGAATTTATCCAATCAGTCGCGTATGACATCGTGCTAAATGGCGTGGAACTGGGCGGTGGTAGCATCAGAATCCACAAAAATGAGATTCAGCAAAAAGTCTTTAAGCTTCTTAATATTTCACAAGAGCAAGCAAAAGAGCGTTTTGGTTTTTTGCTTGAGGCGTTAAGCTATGGTGCGCCCCCGCACGGGGGCTTTGCGATTGGCTTTGATAGGCTTATTATGCTTTTGAGCAAAAGTGAGTCGTTGCGCGATGTTATCGCATTTCCTAAAACACAAAAGGCTGCATGTCT from Helicobacter himalayensis harbors:
- the aspS gene encoding aspartate--tRNA ligase, encoding MYRTHLCADVSEKLIGESVRVCGWCNSYRDHGGVVFLDLRDKSGIVQLVCDPNSSAHKIASSVRDEFVLIASGKVRARGEGLENPKLKSGKVEIALDSLIIENKSLTPPIDINATTSTNEELRLKYRYLDLRASKNFEIFKLRSDVAIAARNSLQKMGFLEVETPILTASTPEGARDYLVPSRVHDGQFFALPQSPQLFKQLLMVGGFDRYFQIAKCFRDEDLRADRQPEFTQIDVEMSFCDENDVMEVCENLLKDIFSASGVEIHTPFARMPYSEAMETYGSDKPDLRFGLPLVEVGDLFLNSSNEIFANIAKDSKNNRIKALCVKGGDSLFTRKTLGEAEEFVRKFGAKGLAYIQVKEDGLKGPLVKFLDSSLQTLIERVGAEKGDIIFFGAGNKKVVWDYMGRLRLKIAQDFGLIDSKKLEFVWVVDFPMFERNDDGSLSALHHPFTMPKNLESKDAEFIQSVAYDIVLNGVELGGGSIRIHKNEIQQKVFKLLNISQEQAKERFGFLLEALSYGAPPHGGFAIGFDRLIMLLSKSESLRDVIAFPKTQKAACLLVGAPNEVDEAQLRELHIRLRNPKN